One Antarctobacter heliothermus DNA segment encodes these proteins:
- a CDS encoding rhodanese-like domain-containing protein, translated as MKQIAIAAVALTLGLCVPAGADEVNISRDVASVTVTTTGGAKVTISRVQDTDAMIKGDFARIARPCPGFCIQPISPAEGVTTIGELEVLAALQNPDIMVIDSRVRPDWETGTIPGSVSIPYTEMVDRLGELGCEVDFEGFECDPAAVTEVVLFCNGPWCGQSPTAIRRMIDAGYPADKINYYRWGMQGWRMLGLTVAGGS; from the coding sequence ATGAAACAGATTGCGATTGCGGCGGTGGCCCTGACACTTGGGTTGTGCGTGCCCGCCGGGGCGGATGAGGTCAATATCTCAAGGGACGTAGCCTCTGTCACGGTGACAACGACCGGCGGTGCAAAGGTCACAATCTCACGGGTGCAGGACACGGATGCGATGATCAAGGGTGACTTTGCCCGCATCGCCCGCCCCTGTCCCGGTTTCTGCATCCAGCCGATCTCACCCGCTGAGGGTGTTACCACCATTGGCGAATTGGAGGTGCTGGCTGCCCTTCAGAACCCTGACATCATGGTGATCGATAGCCGGGTGCGGCCCGACTGGGAAACCGGCACGATTCCGGGATCCGTCAGCATACCCTATACCGAAATGGTCGACCGCTTGGGCGAACTGGGTTGCGAGGTGGATTTCGAGGGATTCGAATGTGATCCGGCGGCGGTCACAGAGGTCGTTTTGTTCTGTAACGGTCCCTGGTGCGGGCAGTCACCCACGGCCATTCGGCGCATGATCGACGCGGGCTATCCGGCAGACAAAATCAATTATTACCGGTGGGGCATGCAGGGTTGGCGCATGCTTGGCCTGACGGTGGCGGGCGGCAGCTAA
- a CDS encoding cold-shock protein, which translates to MANGTVKWFNTTKGFGFIQPDAGGKDVFVHISAVERSGLTGLADNQKVTYDVEAGRDGRESAVNLELV; encoded by the coding sequence ATGGCCAACGGCACTGTGAAATGGTTCAACACCACCAAAGGTTTCGGTTTCATTCAGCCTGATGCAGGCGGCAAAGACGTGTTCGTGCACATCTCGGCTGTTGAGCGTTCGGGCCTGACCGGTCTCGCCGACAACCAGAAAGTCACCTACGACGTGGAAGCAGGCCGTGACGGCCGCGAAAGCGCAGTGAATCTGGAACTCGTGTAA
- a CDS encoding type II toxin-antitoxin system RelE/ParE family toxin: MLKERPFAVRHQVSCQAGLHSTKGKLATNAVKGKYGKGFLGVLVKRTRAMFTALDAAVVVEDLRFPPGNHLEELKSDRAGQHSVRINGQWRICFVWTPNGPADVEFVDYH; encoded by the coding sequence ATGCTCAAAGAACGCCCATTCGCCGTCCGCCATCAGGTCTCGTGCCAAGCTGGTCTCCATAGCACTAAGGGCAAACTTGCTACCAATGCCGTTAAAGGCAAGTACGGCAAAGGCTTCCTTGGTGTTTTGGTAAAGCGCACGCGGGCGATGTTCACGGCGCTAGATGCCGCAGTTGTTGTGGAGGATTTACGGTTTCCACCTGGCAACCACTTGGAAGAACTGAAAAGTGATCGGGCTGGGCAACATTCCGTGCGGATCAATGGGCAATGGCGCATCTGCTTTGTCTGGACGCCGAACGGCCCCGCCGACGTCGAGTTTGTCGATTACCATTGA
- a CDS encoding HigA family addiction module antitoxin, producing the protein MSLLEKPMHPGEVLKELYLDPLELGAIAFARRLGVPRTRIERLIKGTTGITPDTALRLARVFNTTPAYWVNLQTNYDMSVAAKEIDVSNIEPLIAA; encoded by the coding sequence ATGAGCCTGCTTGAAAAACCAATGCACCCCGGTGAAGTCCTGAAAGAGCTTTACCTTGATCCCCTGGAATTGGGAGCAATCGCGTTTGCGCGGCGTCTGGGTGTGCCTCGGACGCGGATTGAACGGCTGATCAAGGGCACGACTGGGATCACACCGGACACGGCGCTTCGTCTCGCCCGCGTGTTCAACACAACTCCGGCCTATTGGGTGAACTTGCAGACGAATTACGACATGTCGGTAGCGGCCAAAGAGATCGACGTTTCAAACATTGAGCCGCTCATCGCGGCTTAA
- a CDS encoding IS256 family transposase → MQENTITQLSDPSGISPDPLTDLIRDGARKLIEQAIEAELSTLLGAFADHKLEDGRARLVRHGHLPEREILTGVGPVAVTVPRVRDRKPGTDKIAFTPSILPRYLRKAKSVEELLPWLYLKGVSTGDFSEALAALLGPHAKGLSATTITRLKADWWSEYEAWEKRDLGTRRFLYIWADGVYFKPRRAEEKQCVLVIVGADEYGRKELLAMTDGFRESTQSWREVLLDLKRRGLKQDPKLAIGDGALGFWAALREVFPSTQEQRCWLHKTMNVLNALPKSVQAKAKAHLHDIWQAETRAAASAAFDFFVDAYGVKWDKAVAKLVKDRDALLTFYDYPAEHWKHIRTSNPIESTFAAVRHRTKRTKGCLSRKTGLAMAFRLMMSAQTKWRKLDGRNRLPEVISGVEFRDGVRQLQNAA, encoded by the coding sequence ATGCAAGAGAATACCATCACCCAGCTATCTGATCCATCCGGGATTTCGCCGGACCCGCTGACCGACCTCATCCGGGACGGCGCGCGCAAGCTGATCGAGCAGGCGATTGAGGCGGAACTGTCCACGCTGCTTGGCGCCTTTGCCGATCACAAGCTTGAGGATGGTCGCGCAAGACTGGTTCGTCATGGGCACCTGCCCGAGCGTGAGATTTTGACCGGTGTCGGGCCTGTTGCCGTGACGGTGCCGCGTGTGCGGGACCGCAAGCCGGGCACGGACAAGATCGCGTTCACGCCCAGCATCCTGCCGCGGTATCTGCGCAAGGCAAAGTCGGTCGAAGAGCTGCTGCCCTGGCTTTACCTGAAGGGCGTGTCCACCGGCGATTTCAGTGAGGCGCTTGCCGCCCTGCTGGGGCCACACGCCAAGGGCCTCTCGGCCACTACGATCACGCGGCTGAAAGCGGACTGGTGGTCCGAGTACGAGGCCTGGGAAAAGCGTGACCTCGGCACCCGGCGGTTTCTCTACATCTGGGCCGACGGCGTCTATTTCAAGCCGCGAAGGGCCGAGGAAAAACAATGCGTTTTGGTGATCGTGGGTGCGGATGAATACGGCCGCAAGGAGCTGCTGGCCATGACCGACGGCTTCCGCGAAAGCACTCAGAGTTGGCGCGAGGTTCTGCTCGATCTCAAACGCCGCGGACTGAAGCAGGATCCCAAGCTCGCCATAGGCGACGGCGCCCTGGGGTTCTGGGCGGCACTGCGCGAGGTCTTCCCCTCGACACAGGAGCAGCGGTGCTGGCTCCACAAAACCATGAACGTGCTCAACGCGCTGCCGAAATCGGTGCAAGCCAAGGCCAAGGCGCACCTGCACGACATCTGGCAGGCCGAAACCCGAGCCGCGGCGTCGGCCGCCTTCGACTTCTTCGTCGATGCCTACGGCGTGAAATGGGACAAGGCAGTCGCCAAGTTGGTCAAGGATCGGGATGCACTACTGACCTTCTACGACTACCCGGCCGAACACTGGAAACACATCCGGACGTCAAATCCGATCGAGAGCACGTTCGCCGCCGTCAGACACAGGACGAAACGCACCAAGGGCTGCCTCAGCCGCAAGACTGGGCTCGCCATGGCTTTCCGGCTGATGATGTCTGCTCAGACGAAATGGCGAAAACTCGACGGGCGGAATCGCCTCCCGGAGGTCATCAGCGGGGTTGAGTTCCGCGACGGCGTCCGCCAACTTCAAAACGCCGCCTGA
- a CDS encoding alpha/beta family hydrolase, with protein MHSIIKGLAVRGFRVVRFEFAYMAARRTGGTKRPPPKIELLQAEFRAAIASLSHDGPLIIGGKSMGGRVASLISDDLHAAGRISGLLCLGYPFHPRGKPETRRTEHLADLRAPTLICQGTRDPFGTREEVSSYNLSDRIVLKWVEDGDHDLKTRKSVTRLGPEDSLMQVCAETAAWWSTLEERSTNR; from the coding sequence ATGCACAGCATCATCAAAGGGCTTGCTGTTAGGGGGTTTCGCGTTGTCCGGTTCGAATTTGCCTACATGGCGGCGCGGCGCACCGGTGGAACCAAACGCCCCCCACCCAAGATCGAACTGCTGCAGGCTGAATTTCGCGCCGCCATTGCCAGCCTGTCCCATGACGGACCGTTGATCATCGGCGGCAAAAGCATGGGGGGACGTGTCGCCAGCCTGATTTCCGACGATCTGCACGCCGCAGGCCGCATTTCCGGGTTGCTTTGCCTTGGCTATCCGTTCCACCCCCGTGGCAAGCCGGAAACACGCCGCACTGAACACCTCGCCGATCTGCGCGCTCCCACGTTGATTTGCCAGGGGACCCGCGATCCATTTGGCACGCGGGAAGAGGTCAGCAGCTATAACCTTTCCGACAGGATTGTCCTGAAGTGGGTGGAGGATGGGGACCACGACCTGAAGACCCGCAAGAGCGTTACACGTCTTGGTCCAGAAGACAGTCTCATGCAGGTATGTGCCGAAACGGCCGCGTGGTGGTCCACCCTCGAGGAACGTTCGACCAACCGTTGA
- a CDS encoding P63C domain-containing protein: MTASRILLPKRTLSPYVSKELRDVTKEPLLFRTDKGALAYGYDATVLADICEAILSARSNDALSKQQKHIAEKAEILVRAFARVGIVALVDEATGFQTDRGHDALRLLLERYIADGLQKWIHTFPDSFFAELDRLYDNAPTSARSRPQYYSRFINKYVYDPIEHGYVKAELDKLNITDEGKRRARFHQWLTSEGRTILTRQIGKVEGMMEMCSDIEQFKEMVKRRKAVTVAPYLFDEMNKIIE; this comes from the coding sequence GTGACCGCCTCGCGTATTTTGTTGCCCAAAAGAACACTTTCACCCTATGTTTCCAAAGAGTTAAGGGATGTGACCAAAGAGCCTCTGTTGTTTCGAACTGACAAGGGGGCGCTCGCTTACGGATACGACGCAACGGTCTTGGCGGACATTTGCGAGGCAATTCTATCCGCTAGGTCGAATGATGCTCTAAGCAAGCAGCAAAAGCACATCGCTGAAAAAGCTGAAATTCTTGTTCGAGCGTTCGCCCGAGTTGGCATCGTGGCACTTGTGGACGAAGCCACTGGCTTCCAAACAGATCGCGGCCATGACGCGCTACGCTTGCTCTTGGAGCGCTACATTGCAGATGGCCTCCAGAAATGGATACACACGTTTCCAGACTCATTTTTTGCCGAGCTGGATAGGTTATACGACAATGCGCCAACGTCAGCCCGGTCCCGCCCGCAGTACTATAGTCGATTCATTAACAAGTATGTCTATGACCCTATAGAACATGGCTATGTGAAAGCTGAGTTGGATAAACTGAACATAACCGACGAGGGGAAACGCCGCGCTAGGTTCCATCAGTGGCTTACAAGCGAAGGGCGAACAATTCTCACGCGCCAGATTGGAAAAGTTGAAGGCATGATGGAAATGTGCAGTGACATCGAGCAATTTAAAGAGATGGTTAAGCGCAGGAAGGCGGTGACCGTTGCACCGTACTTGTTTGATGAGATGAACAAAATTATTGAGTAG
- a CDS encoding IS1595 family transposase, producing the protein MSKPKPETLSTFQFFQKFPDEEAARKFFETKRWGDEPVCGHCGSVSVTECKDHKPMPYHCKDCRKHFSVRTGTVLAESRLPLIKWLLAIFMLTSARKGIPSAQMARELGVTQKTAWFLAQRIRETWLAEGGNHTGGQTQVDETYIGGKEANKHSDKKLRAGRGAVGKTPVVGMRTASGEVRAMPVADVSKKTLQGFIRQNVRRGSTVVTDTFRSYHDLSRNYNHVQVNHSVGQYVNGMAHTNGIESFWSLLKRGFIGIYHYMSAKHLHRYVKEFSFRHNTAQIGTMDFIGMTIDRMVEKRLTYKGLING; encoded by the coding sequence ATGTCCAAGCCGAAGCCCGAAACCCTCTCTACCTTCCAGTTCTTCCAGAAGTTCCCGGATGAGGAAGCGGCGCGCAAGTTTTTCGAGACGAAGCGCTGGGGCGATGAGCCGGTTTGTGGTCACTGCGGTTCGGTTTCCGTGACCGAGTGCAAAGACCATAAGCCGATGCCATACCACTGCAAAGATTGTCGTAAGCATTTCAGCGTTCGCACTGGCACAGTTCTGGCCGAAAGCCGCCTCCCCCTCATTAAGTGGCTGCTGGCGATCTTCATGCTCACCAGCGCCCGCAAGGGCATCCCTAGCGCCCAGATGGCGCGCGAACTTGGCGTCACTCAGAAAACCGCATGGTTCCTTGCGCAGCGTATCCGTGAGACATGGCTGGCCGAAGGTGGCAACCACACAGGTGGTCAGACGCAGGTTGATGAAACCTACATCGGCGGCAAAGAGGCCAATAAGCATTCGGACAAGAAGTTGCGTGCCGGTCGCGGCGCTGTCGGCAAGACGCCCGTTGTCGGGATGCGCACTGCCTCCGGTGAAGTCCGCGCCATGCCCGTTGCCGATGTTAGCAAGAAGACCCTGCAAGGCTTCATTCGCCAGAACGTCCGTCGCGGCTCCACTGTCGTCACCGATACATTCCGCAGCTATCATGACCTTTCGCGCAACTATAACCACGTTCAGGTCAATCACAGCGTCGGACAGTACGTGAACGGCATGGCGCACACCAACGGGATCGAAAGCTTCTGGTCGCTTCTCAAGCGCGGTTTCATCGGCATCTATCACTACATGAGCGCCAAGCACCTGCACCGCTATGTGAAGGAATTCTCATTCCGCCATAACACGGCGCAGATTGGCACCATGGATTTCATCGGAATGACAATTGACCGCATGGTTGAGAAGCGGCTGACCTACAAAGGGCTGATCAATGGCTGA
- the uvrB gene encoding excinuclease ABC subunit UvrB: protein MHNNSPEQMPVLLHAPAPDVRDREKLEGGKQFVLHTEFSPAGDQPTAIADLTAGVNNGERDQVLLGATGTGKTFTMAKVIEETQRPAIILAPNKTLAAQLYGEFKGFFPDNAVEYFVSYYDYYQPEAYVARSDTYIEKESQINEQIDRMRHSATRALLERDDVIIVASVSCIYGIGSVETYGAMTQDLHTGREYEMRKVMADLVAQQYRRNDQGFQRGSFRVRGDSLEVWPAHLDDRAWRLSFFGEELEAITEFDPLTGEKTDTFDRIRLYANSHYVTPRPTMNQAIIGIKKELRQRLDQLVNEGKLLEAQRLEQRTNFDLEMLEATGVCNGIENYSRYLTGRAPGEPPPTLFEFIPDNAIVFADESHVSVPQIGGMYKGDFRRKMTLAEHGFRLPSCMDNRPLKFEEWDAMRPQSVFVSATPAKWEIEQTGGVFTEQVIRPTGLLDPQVEIRPVEMQVDDLLDEVRRVTAAGYRTLATTLTKRMAEDLTEYMHEQGIKVRYMHSDIDTIERIEILRDLRLGAFDVLIGINLLREGLDIPECGLVAILDADKEGFLRSETSLIQTIGRAARNADGRVIMYADRITGSMERAMGETDRRREKQIAYNKEHGITPATVKKNVEDILAGLYKGDVDMNRVTAKIDPARQGANLQTVLDGLRTDMRKAAENLEFEDAARLRDEIKRLEAVDLAVSDDPLARQQAVERASEAAVKAKGRSTAGKPGQRGGNVKRRKR, encoded by the coding sequence ATGCACAACAATTCCCCCGAACAGATGCCTGTGCTGTTGCACGCGCCAGCGCCTGATGTCCGTGATCGCGAAAAGCTGGAAGGTGGCAAGCAATTTGTGCTGCACACCGAGTTTTCGCCCGCCGGGGACCAGCCCACTGCGATTGCAGACCTGACCGCTGGGGTGAACAATGGCGAACGAGATCAGGTTTTGTTGGGGGCCACGGGCACCGGCAAAACCTTTACCATGGCCAAGGTGATTGAAGAGACGCAGCGCCCTGCCATCATCCTTGCCCCGAACAAGACACTGGCCGCGCAGTTATATGGCGAGTTCAAGGGCTTCTTCCCCGACAACGCGGTCGAATACTTCGTCAGCTACTATGATTACTACCAGCCCGAAGCCTATGTCGCGCGGTCGGACACCTATATCGAGAAGGAAAGCCAGATCAACGAACAGATCGACCGGATGCGCCACTCGGCCACCCGGGCGCTGTTGGAGCGTGACGATGTGATCATCGTTGCCTCTGTGTCGTGTATTTACGGTATCGGCTCTGTCGAGACCTATGGTGCCATGACGCAGGATCTGCACACCGGCCGCGAATATGAAATGCGCAAGGTCATGGCCGATCTGGTGGCGCAGCAATACCGGCGCAACGATCAAGGGTTTCAGCGCGGGTCGTTCCGGGTGCGCGGCGACTCGCTCGAAGTCTGGCCCGCCCACCTTGACGACCGCGCTTGGCGTCTGTCCTTTTTCGGCGAAGAGCTGGAGGCGATCACCGAGTTTGATCCGCTCACCGGCGAAAAGACCGACACATTCGACCGCATCCGCCTCTATGCCAACAGCCACTATGTCACGCCCCGTCCGACAATGAATCAGGCCATCATTGGCATCAAGAAAGAGTTGCGCCAGCGGTTGGATCAACTGGTCAATGAGGGCAAGCTGTTGGAGGCGCAACGGCTGGAACAGCGCACCAACTTTGATCTTGAAATGCTGGAGGCGACCGGTGTCTGCAACGGGATCGAGAACTATTCGCGCTATCTGACCGGACGCGCCCCCGGTGAGCCGCCCCCCACACTGTTCGAATTCATCCCGGACAACGCGATTGTCTTTGCCGATGAAAGCCACGTTTCGGTCCCGCAGATCGGCGGCATGTACAAAGGCGACTTTCGGCGCAAGATGACGCTGGCGGAGCACGGTTTCCGCCTGCCGTCGTGCATGGACAACCGCCCGCTGAAGTTCGAGGAATGGGACGCCATGCGCCCACAGTCTGTCTTTGTCTCGGCCACCCCTGCCAAATGGGAGATCGAACAAACTGGCGGCGTGTTCACCGAACAAGTCATCCGCCCCACCGGTCTGCTGGATCCGCAGGTGGAAATCCGCCCGGTCGAAATGCAGGTGGACGACTTGCTGGACGAGGTGCGCCGCGTCACCGCCGCAGGCTACCGGACGCTGGCGACGACCTTGACCAAACGCATGGCCGAAGATCTGACTGAGTACATGCATGAGCAGGGCATCAAGGTCCGCTACATGCATTCGGACATCGACACTATCGAACGGATCGAGATCCTGCGCGACCTGCGTCTGGGGGCGTTTGACGTGCTGATCGGCATCAACCTGCTGCGTGAGGGTTTGGACATTCCCGAATGCGGACTGGTGGCCATTCTGGACGCGGACAAGGAGGGCTTTTTGCGCTCTGAAACCTCGCTGATTCAGACCATCGGGCGTGCCGCACGGAACGCGGACGGACGCGTTATCATGTACGCCGACCGCATCACCGGGTCGATGGAACGCGCGATGGGAGAAACTGACCGCCGCCGCGAAAAGCAGATTGCCTACAACAAAGAGCACGGCATCACGCCCGCCACGGTGAAAAAGAACGTCGAGGACATTCTTGCCGGATTGTACAAGGGCGACGTGGACATGAACCGCGTCACCGCCAAAATTGATCCGGCGCGACAGGGTGCTAACCTTCAGACGGTTCTGGACGGGCTGCGCACCGACATGCGCAAGGCGGCTGAAAACCTTGAGTTCGAAGACGCGGCGCGGTTGCGTGATGAAATCAAGCGACTAGAGGCGGTCGACCTCGCAGTCTCGGACGATCCTTTGGCGCGTCAGCAGGCGGTTGAGCGAGCGTCAGAGGCGGCAGTAAAGGCCAAGGGGCGATCTACAGCCGGGAAGCCGGGGCAACGAGGTGGGAATGTGAAGCGGCGGAAGAGGTGA
- a CDS encoding ETC complex I subunit: protein MRARIYQPARTAMSSGQAKTKGWTLEFAPDSPRTVDPLMGWTSSHDMQAQVRLQFDTKDAALAYAREHGIDAQVFEPKKRKPNIRARGYAENFAVDRRTVWTH, encoded by the coding sequence ATGCGGGCACGCATTTATCAGCCGGCGAGGACGGCGATGTCCTCTGGCCAGGCAAAGACCAAGGGCTGGACGCTGGAATTTGCCCCGGATTCGCCCCGCACGGTGGACCCGCTGATGGGGTGGACCTCCTCCCATGACATGCAGGCTCAGGTGCGACTGCAGTTCGACACCAAGGATGCGGCCCTTGCCTATGCTCGTGAGCATGGGATCGACGCGCAGGTCTTTGAGCCGAAAAAACGCAAACCCAATATTCGCGCGCGCGGCTACGCCGAGAACTTCGCTGTCGACCGACGCACGGTTTGGACACACTGA
- a CDS encoding MYG1 family protein, which produces MTITHLVTHSGGFHADELLSSVILTRLFPKAELVRTRDKAWITPAEGRIVYDVGGDFDAAAQIFDHHQRPNPLREDGQPYSSFGLIWAQYGRDYLRAMAVPEKDVEAIHDSFDRGFVLPVDLVDNGAVNTSEAGPLFSGMTLPVLLESLKTVFDDREEGADDRAFLAALPVARAFVEAQIKRKAAKFRAEAMVMAAIEAAGEGRVLELPMGMPFRAGVEKAGADHRLFVIHPRGEDWALTTIRVGDDTFDNRADLPVAWAGLTDAALEIASGVPGAKFCHNGRFIAVAASREAILKMADIAVAEALAE; this is translated from the coding sequence ATGACCATCACCCACCTTGTCACCCATTCCGGTGGCTTCCACGCCGACGAGCTTTTGTCCTCGGTCATCCTGACACGGCTTTTCCCAAAGGCCGAGCTGGTTCGCACGCGGGACAAGGCGTGGATCACGCCCGCCGAGGGGCGGATTGTTTATGACGTTGGCGGCGATTTTGATGCTGCCGCGCAGATTTTCGATCACCACCAGCGGCCCAATCCGCTGCGCGAAGATGGCCAGCCCTATAGCTCATTCGGTCTGATCTGGGCGCAATATGGTCGCGACTATTTGCGTGCGATGGCCGTGCCCGAGAAAGATGTCGAGGCAATTCATGACTCCTTTGATCGCGGTTTCGTTTTGCCGGTTGATTTGGTCGATAATGGCGCCGTGAATACATCCGAGGCGGGGCCGCTGTTTTCGGGCATGACACTGCCGGTGCTGCTCGAAAGCCTGAAAACCGTATTTGATGATCGCGAAGAAGGTGCCGATGATCGGGCCTTTTTGGCCGCCCTGCCAGTGGCGCGCGCATTCGTCGAGGCGCAGATCAAACGCAAAGCCGCAAAGTTTCGGGCCGAGGCCATGGTGATGGCAGCTATCGAGGCCGCCGGTGAAGGCCGGGTTCTAGAGCTGCCGATGGGCATGCCGTTTCGTGCGGGCGTCGAAAAGGCAGGCGCCGATCACCGGCTTTTCGTCATCCACCCGCGTGGCGAGGACTGGGCGCTGACGACAATCCGCGTTGGCGATGACACGTTCGATAACCGCGCTGATTTACCTGTTGCATGGGCAGGGCTGACTGATGCGGCACTTGAAATCGCCAGCGGTGTTCCAGGCGCGAAATTCTGCCACAATGGACGCTTCATTGCCGTGGCCGCATCACGCGAGGCAATCCTTAAAATGGCAGACATTGCGGTGGCAGAAGCCTTGGCTGAGTAA
- the drt3b gene encoding antiviral reverse transcriptase Drt3b: MLDPVAKKLRAILTETLPYEVPVTFSNEFLFVSELRKEKLSPAALGFLNGDYRRPLKDDQYTVPFNFQIRKGSRGRNTLSIVHPLQQMKMAGFLFEYSRTIIEECKDSERSLRAPFQVLPEVSKDELKKFGKVKKLGLPHVAPADGKLDINFAPSFFSLRKYNLLDKFYGSNELLRLESRFPLMRKIDVTKCFFNIYTHSITWAVKEKAYSKKHSGKYSFEGRFDTLMQRSNYNETNGIVVGPEISRVFAEIIFQKIDCSVVEHLGPSLHEERDFALRRYVDDFFLFAKNEGVLDELTRAVEACLEEYKLFPNEEKEQTLQRPFVTNITRAKQGISNIADKLVEETKKEITEDRSDQRDISRNLRNTLEELRLVVRETHSTFSEVSGPIYHVIGKALREVNKNSKDMSADGQLDAINRVRGILRILFYSLASDFRVSPVYKAYQAIEELSEFKRHIGPSDAEALDDYLIFEVTELIATYGNDHSSNDVSLEICNLILLGTSIKPDLFLAQEAVKEMFDKLLEQKTVGYFTFVGLMYAFGHSSGNHKSSKDKLTLMACKRVVEKKTELRTDSETYLLFSDVLSCPSVEVSEKKKLIKEVLGNTGLSDDDVRSLAKHVAFVDWSTGRTSHFLQRKRLQPVYTAV, from the coding sequence ATGCTTGATCCTGTCGCAAAAAAACTGCGAGCGATTCTGACCGAAACTCTGCCGTATGAGGTCCCGGTTACTTTTTCAAACGAGTTTCTTTTTGTCTCCGAGCTGCGCAAGGAAAAGCTTTCGCCTGCCGCGCTTGGTTTTCTTAACGGTGACTACCGACGCCCTTTGAAAGATGATCAGTACACTGTTCCTTTCAACTTCCAGATCCGAAAGGGATCACGCGGGCGGAACACGTTGAGCATTGTTCATCCACTGCAGCAGATGAAAATGGCCGGGTTTCTTTTTGAGTATTCACGCACAATCATTGAGGAGTGCAAAGATAGTGAACGCTCTCTGCGCGCTCCGTTTCAGGTCCTTCCCGAGGTTTCGAAAGATGAGCTAAAAAAGTTCGGCAAGGTGAAGAAGCTTGGATTGCCGCACGTAGCTCCTGCTGACGGAAAATTGGATATCAATTTTGCGCCTTCCTTCTTCTCTCTTCGCAAGTACAACCTGCTGGACAAGTTCTACGGGTCAAATGAGCTTCTTCGCTTAGAAAGCAGATTTCCCCTCATGAGGAAAATCGACGTCACGAAGTGCTTTTTCAATATATACACTCATTCCATTACTTGGGCGGTGAAAGAAAAAGCGTACTCCAAGAAGCATTCTGGAAAGTATTCTTTTGAGGGTCGCTTCGACACGTTGATGCAGCGGTCCAACTACAACGAAACAAATGGGATCGTTGTTGGACCGGAAATCTCAAGGGTCTTTGCGGAGATCATTTTTCAGAAGATCGACTGCTCGGTTGTCGAACATTTGGGGCCTTCTCTTCACGAAGAACGTGATTTTGCTTTGAGACGATACGTTGATGATTTTTTCTTGTTCGCGAAGAACGAGGGCGTGCTTGATGAGTTGACTAGGGCGGTGGAGGCTTGCCTTGAAGAGTACAAGCTCTTTCCAAATGAAGAAAAAGAACAGACCCTCCAACGCCCCTTCGTGACGAACATTACGCGTGCTAAGCAGGGCATCTCTAATATTGCCGACAAGTTAGTCGAGGAAACTAAAAAGGAGATCACTGAAGACCGGAGTGACCAACGTGACATAAGCCGTAATCTTCGGAACACACTGGAAGAGCTTCGATTAGTTGTGCGTGAGACGCATTCGACGTTTAGCGAGGTAAGTGGCCCTATATACCACGTAATTGGGAAGGCGCTGCGCGAAGTAAATAAAAACTCGAAAGATATGAGTGCAGATGGTCAGTTAGATGCTATCAACCGAGTCCGGGGGATTTTGCGGATACTGTTCTATTCGCTCGCTTCCGATTTCCGGGTCTCCCCAGTTTACAAGGCTTACCAAGCAATCGAGGAACTGTCTGAGTTTAAGCGTCACATAGGGCCATCCGATGCCGAAGCACTGGATGACTATTTGATCTTCGAAGTGACTGAGTTAATCGCGACTTACGGCAACGATCACTCGAGTAACGATGTTTCCTTGGAAATCTGCAATCTAATCTTGCTTGGCACTTCCATAAAGCCAGATCTATTCTTGGCTCAAGAAGCCGTAAAAGAGATGTTCGACAAGCTTCTCGAGCAAAAGACTGTGGGGTACTTCACGTTTGTTGGGTTGATGTATGCATTCGGGCATTCAAGTGGCAATCACAAGTCTTCCAAGGACAAGCTGACCCTAATGGCATGCAAACGCGTTGTTGAGAAAAAGACGGAGCTTCGGACAGATTCTGAAACCTACCTTTTGTTCAGTGACGTCTTAAGCTGCCCGAGCGTCGAGGTTTCGGAGAAGAAAAAGTTGATAAAGGAGGTCTTGGGGAACACAGGGTTGTCGGACGATGACGTTAGGTCACTTGCTAAACACGTAGCTTTTGTTGACTGGAGCACTGGGCGAACATCGCATTTCCTGCAAAGGAAAAGGTTGCAACCGGTGTACACTGCCGTCTAA